One Spartobacteria bacterium genomic window, GTATTCCGTATTAGACAAAGCCGTTGCTCATGAAGTGGATGCCGGTATCATTGCTGAGCTTAGAACTCAGCTTGCCAAGGCTGAACAGGCGGGCGTTGTACCCAAAGGATTATTGCCTGAAGGTGCAGGCCAGTTTGTGATGATCATCATTGGCTTGTTGCTGATTTATTTGGCAATCGCTAAGGGTTTCGAGCCCCTGCTGTTGTTACCTATTGGTTTTGGTGCTATTCTCACGAATATCCCAGCCGCAGGTATTGCTGCCGGTCCGCTGCCAGGTCAACCCGCCGGTTTCTTGTACTACTTCTACACCGTTGGTGTTCAGTCCGGGGTTTTCCCGCTGCTCATCTTCATGGGTGTGGGCGCCATGACCGATTTTGGTCCGTTGCTGGCAAATCCCAAAATGTCGCTGCTTGGCGGTGCCGCTCAGTTTGGTATTTTCTTTGCATTGCTGGGGGCGCTGCTGCTCTCTAACTTGATTCCCTCCATCAATTTTTCCTTACAGGATGCCGCTTCGATCGGTATCATTGGAGGTGCTGATGGTCCGACGGCGATTTTCCTGTCCTCGCGGTTGTCTCCAAACTTACTTGGAGCGATTGCTGTGGCCGCCTATTCATATATGGCACTGGTGCCGATTATCCAGCCTCCTATTATGAATTGGCTGACGACGCCGGAAGAGCGTAAAATTGAGATGAAGCAGTTGCGTCATGTGCGCAAAATCGAAAAGATTCTCTTCCCGTTGATCGTGCTGATTCTTTGCATATTGCTGCTTCCCTCTGCTACGCCTCTGATTGGTATGCTCATGCTGGGCAACCTCATGAAGGAATCCGCTGTGGTCGATCGCCTGTCTGATACAGCGCAAAATGCGCTGATCAATATTGTGACGATCATGCTTGGTTTAGCTGTCGGTTCCAAGCTTGCCGCAGACAAATTCTTGAATGCGAATACATTGGGTATTCTTGTTCTTGGGTTGGCTGCCTTTATGATTGGTACGGCCAGTGGGGTGCTTCTTGCCAAACTGATGAATAAACTTAGCAAAGAAAAGATCAACCCGCTCATTGGCGCGGCTGGTGTTTCTGCTGTGCCTATGGCCGCCCGAGTGGTGAATAAGGTAGGCATGCAGAATAACCCTCATAACTTCCTGCTCATGCATGCCATGGGACCAAATGTCGCCGGTGTTATCGGTTCGGCAGTGGCCGCTGGTGTTTTGCTTGCGCTGTGTGGATAGATTCATATCTCTCTCGTGGGCCGGGTTTATCCCGGCCCTTTTTTTTGCTGTGGCGTCGCCATGTATCGCAAAAAAACACTCCCCGAGGCCTGTGTACTTGCAATGCAGGCTTGACCCTTGCACAAAAAACTCTATTTTACTTCTTTTTATGTTTGAAACGCTATCGGCAAACCTAGGAGTTCCGGTTTATGAAGGAAATCAAGAAAAACAACACAGTGAAACTTGAAACAGAAGTCACTGCGGCGGACTATGCCATCGTGTTTGAGCTCGAATATCTTGCGGCCATGGGGCGTGACAAGTATTTCGATGCCCTGAAAGCGGTGTTGGCGAAATATAAAGTGGAATTAACCCCTGCGCTGTTTGCCCGTTTTTGCACGGGACCTCATCCCCGGTTTTATATCGAAAAACTGGCCGCCGGCTGCGGTATTAGCAAAGTGGATGAGCTCAGCAAAGCGGCCCTGGATGCTTTTGACAAATGTTTTGCTGGCGATGTCACATTGAATCCGGCGCTCGCCTCACTGCTGAAAGTGGCGCAGGAAAATAAAATTTCTGTTCATGCGCTGAGTGTGTTGCCGCCGGCTAAGGCGGAAGCACTGAAAACGGCACTGAAACTGCCGGCGGACATGGATGTGAATGCCTTTGATTCGATCGAAGCAAACTTTCCCCGTGTGGATGCATGGATGAAAATGACGCGCAATTTTGGCAAGAAATCGCGCCGGTGCATTGTGTTTGCCACCAGTTCCCGTACGTGTAAATCGGCCCTTTCGGCGGATATGCGCGCCATTGCCGTTCCGGATCATTTTACCGGCTATCAGGATTTCGGCGGTACGGATTTGGAATTGTCTGTTGATGGAGAATGGGATAACATGGCTGTGCTCAAAGAGCTTATTCCTGTTATGAAATGACTTTCAGGAGCCTTCGGGCTCCTTTTTTTTGCTCACTTATCAGGAAGACTGGAACGCTATGACGACACCTCAACTTTCGCGACTGTTGGATCTTATGGCTGAATTGCGCGGCGAAAACGGCTGCCCCTGGGATAAAAAACAGACCATGGAGTCTCTGAAGTCCTGCTTACTGGAAGAAACCTATGAAGTCATCGATGCCATCGATTCCGGCGACGTGATCAATCATCGCGAGGAACTGGGGGATCTGTTGCTTCAGGTGGTGTTCCAGTCACAGATTGCCTCCGAAACCGGTCAGTTTACTTTCGACGATGTGGCCAAAGACATTGCTGACAAACTGGTGCGCCGTCACCCCCATGTGTTTGGCGATGAACAGGCCGATACTCCTGAAGAGGTGATTGTGCACTGGAATGCGGTGAAAAACAAAGAAAAGCAGGCCACGCGCAAGTCCGTTCTCGATGGTATTCCGCGTTCCATGCCGGCTCTATTGCGTGCGCAGAAGGTGCAGTCAAAGGTGGCCCGCGTGGGTTTCGACTGGGATGATATCGGCAGTGTGCTGGACAAGGTAAACGAGGAAGTCGATGAACTGGTCGACGCCATGGTGGAGAAAAACGAAGCGCATGTACGCGAGGAGTTGGGCGATTTGTTGTTTTCCATTGTGAATCTGGCCCGTTTTATTGGTCATGATACGGAAGAGGTGCTACACGAGGCCGTGCATAAATTTACCCGCCGTTTTCAGGCGGTGGAACAGCGGTTTTCCGATAAGAATAAAGAGATGAGCACTTGTTCGCTCAAAGAACTGGATGCCGTCTGGAATGCGGTGAAAGCAGAAGAAAGGTCGCATGGCTAAACTGCCTGTTGCAGAGGTGCGCGATGCATTGTGCGATGCCCTGCAAACCTGCGGTCGTGCCGTGGTGTCGGCTCCCACGGGGTCGGGAAAATCGACGCAGATTCCGCAATATGTTTTGGACGACGGCTTGGCGGGTGAGAGCCAGGTGGTGGTGCTACAACCACGCCGTATTGCTGCCCGTATGCTGGCCAAGCGCGTAGCTGAGGAACGGGGCGGGTCGCCGGGATCTGAAATTGGCTATCAGGTTCGTCTGGAAAATGTGGTCTCTGAACGAACGCGTATTCGCTACATTACTGAGGGCGTCCTGCTGCGGGAATGCCTGATGGATCCCTTTCTTTCCCACATCGGGGTGCTGATTTTTGACGAGTTTCATGAACGTCACTTAACGGGGGACGTGGCTCTGGCACTGGCTATGCGGCTGTTGCAAACGGATCGGCCAGATTTGAAGATTATTGTTATGTCGGCCACGTTGCATACCGATCGATTGCTCAGCTATCTGGAACCCTGTCCATTGATCGAGTCGTCTGGTCGTATGTTTCCTGTGGATATGCAGTATTTACCCAAAAAAGCACCGTCTCAAGAAGCGATTTGGGATACGGCGGCCCAGGTGATTCGTCGACGGGAAGATTCCTTAGGATCTGGAGTGCTGGTGTTTATGCCAGGGATCTATGAAATCAATAAAACGGTTCAGGCCCTGCGTCAGGCGGTGTCGGGATGGAAAATTTGTGCGTTGCACGGAGAACTGCCGTTGCATGAACAGGATGCTGCAGTGAATCCTTGCCGTGAACGAAAAATCGTCGTGGCAACCAATGTGGCGGAAACGTCTATTACCGTCGATGGCATTACCGCCGTGGTGGATTGTGGCTTGGCTCGCGTGGCCCGATACGATCCCGTGCGGGCAATGGATACCCTGTTCATCGAAAAAATTAGTCGTGCGTCGGCCGATCAGCGGGCCGGGCGCGCCGGCAGAACCGCTCCAGGGATTTGTTATCGTCTGTGGACGGAGTATGAACAAAAAGGGCGCCCCGCCTTTGAAACGCCGGAGATTCATCGTACAGATCTCGCCGAAACGCTGCTGTCGCTAAAGGCACTGGGTATGGCATCACTGGATGATGTTCCTTGGTTTGAATCACCCAGTGAGGTGCAGACCGCTCAGGCCTTGCAGTTTTTATGCGATATCGGAGCCATTGATGCGCAGGAGCAGGTGACGGATGTGGGCCGATCCATGTTGACCTATCCCCTGCATCCCCGCTATGCCCGCATGATGCTGGAGGCCATGCGTCGCAACTGTGCAGGCCCGGTATCAGTGATTGCCGCGCTGTCTCAGGGTCGTGATATTTTAATTCGTAATCCGGGTTCCGCCGCCAAGGAGATGCGCGAGCGGGTGTTGGGCGAAAAGATGTCTTCCGATTTCTTTGTGCGTGTGGCCGCCATGCATTTTGCCAGGGATGCGGGCTTTCGACGGGAAAAATGCGAGGCACTGGGGATTCATGCCTTTGCCTGTCAGCAGGCTTGGCAGCTGGCGCAACGTTTTATGAATATGACCCGCCTGCGTTCCGATGCCGATTGTTCCGTGCATGCCGGGAACGAGCGCGATGTGCGCCGTTGTATTTTTGCGGGTTTTGCCGATCGACTGGCCTGCCGTGTGGATCATGGCTCCCTCCGCTGTCTGGTGATTCACGGACGAAAAGGGGAGTTGTCCCGCGATTGCGCCGTGCAGGATGGACGGCTCTTCGTTTCCGCAGATATGGCGGAAATTGGAAGAAAAAAGGGGAGTTCATCGGTCTCGCTATCCCTGATCACCGCCGTTGAAGAGGACTGGCTCCAGGAGATGGCCCCGCAGTCGATGATGTTTCGTCGTATACCCTTTTATGATGCGGTTCTTAAATCCGTGCGCATTGAAAATCGACGAGCCTTCCATGATCTTGTTTTGGAAAGCAG contains:
- a CDS encoding nucleoside triphosphate pyrophosphohydrolase; the encoded protein is MTTPQLSRLLDLMAELRGENGCPWDKKQTMESLKSCLLEETYEVIDAIDSGDVINHREELGDLLLQVVFQSQIASETGQFTFDDVAKDIADKLVRRHPHVFGDEQADTPEEVIVHWNAVKNKEKQATRKSVLDGIPRSMPALLRAQKVQSKVARVGFDWDDIGSVLDKVNEEVDELVDAMVEKNEAHVREELGDLLFSIVNLARFIGHDTEEVLHEAVHKFTRRFQAVEQRFSDKNKEMSTCSLKELDAVWNAVKAEERSHG
- the hrpB gene encoding ATP-dependent helicase HrpB, which produces MAKLPVAEVRDALCDALQTCGRAVVSAPTGSGKSTQIPQYVLDDGLAGESQVVVLQPRRIAARMLAKRVAEERGGSPGSEIGYQVRLENVVSERTRIRYITEGVLLRECLMDPFLSHIGVLIFDEFHERHLTGDVALALAMRLLQTDRPDLKIIVMSATLHTDRLLSYLEPCPLIESSGRMFPVDMQYLPKKAPSQEAIWDTAAQVIRRREDSLGSGVLVFMPGIYEINKTVQALRQAVSGWKICALHGELPLHEQDAAVNPCRERKIVVATNVAETSITVDGITAVVDCGLARVARYDPVRAMDTLFIEKISRASADQRAGRAGRTAPGICYRLWTEYEQKGRPAFETPEIHRTDLAETLLSLKALGMASLDDVPWFESPSEVQTAQALQFLCDIGAIDAQEQVTDVGRSMLTYPLHPRYARMMLEAMRRNCAGPVSVIAALSQGRDILIRNPGSAAKEMRERVLGEKMSSDFFVRVAAMHFARDAGFRREKCEALGIHAFACQQAWQLAQRFMNMTRLRSDADCSVHAGNERDVRRCIFAGFADRLACRVDHGSLRCLVIHGRKGELSRDCAVQDGRLFVSADMAEIGRKKGSSSVSLSLITAVEEDWLQEMAPQSMMFRRIPFYDAVLKSVRIENRRAFHDLVLESSVRDDATPDESAAMLAAEIVQGRCKLQQWNAAVEQWIERVNFVSKTFPEWDIPPFDDEARQMVLEQLCMHATRLREVQTRPVLPVVKAWLSAAQHAAVNHAAPTHLILHSGRKIPIQYDAVNAPTVRVVIQQLFGMDTSPLIADGRARLRFDILAPNQRSVQITDDLASFWATRYPDLKKELSRKYYKHEWR
- a CDS encoding sodium ion-translocating decarboxylase subunit beta, translated to MIIIGLLLIYLAIAKGFEPLLLLPIGFGAILTNIPAAGIAAGPLPGQPAGFLYYFYTVGVQSGVFPLLIFMGVGAMTDFGPLLANPKMSLLGGAAQFGIFFALLGALLLSNLIPSINFSLQDAASIGIIGGADGPTAIFLSSRLSPNLLGAIAVAAYSYMALVPIIQPPIMNWLTTPEERKIEMKQLRHVRKIEKILFPLIVLILCILLLPSATPLIGMLMLGNLMKESAVVDRLSDTAQNALINIVTIMLGLAVGSKLAADKFLNANTLGILVLGLAAFMIGTASGVLLAKLMNKLSKEKINPLIGAAGVSAVPMAARVVNKVGMQNNPHNFLLMHAMGPNVAGVIGSAVAAGVLLALCG